From Verrucomicrobiota bacterium:
CGGTGAGCACATTCAACTGGGCCAGACGCTGGGAATAACGCACCAGGTGGCTGGAATTAATGTGGTTGAAGACGATCAGATCCGGTGCATAGGCCGCCAATACGGCATGATAGGCTTCCAGCGGTTCCAGAAAGCATTCGATTCCCCGGGCCTGCAAATGATGCGCCAGCAGGGCCGCCAGCATCAGATCGCGGTTGCGATGATCTACCAGGATGACGATTCGTTTGGCGTTGTTCATGCCCTTGTTTTATCAAGCAACTGGATTCAAGCGTGGAAGAATTGTTTCCAGAAATCCCCACGATTTTCCAGGATGCGCACCTCCTGCGCCCGGCCCACGACGGTACTGTTGCCCGGCACCTTGGTATTCATGATCAGACTGCCGGCTCCCACGCAGACTTCGTCGCCGAAGTCACAGTCGCCCAGCACGGCCGCCTGGCTGCACAATACCACCTTTTCCCCAAACTTGGGATAATGGCCGCCAATGTTCCCCACCGAACATCCCTGCATCGCGACAAAGTAATTTGCGTAGTGAGCGCGCCCCAGCACCGTTCCCACCGGGTGAGCCAGGCAGAATATTTCCGGCAAGTTCACTTCATAGAATAAATCCAAGCCATGCAGTGCCTTGTTTAGCAGGTAGGATTTACTGGCGAGCCCGGCCAAACGCGGATCGCCGGTGCGATGTGCCGTCGAACCCAGCAGGTACAAAAACATCGCATATTGGTCAGAGTGAAGATGGTTGAAATAGGGGCGGCCATCGCGCTGAAAATATTTCATCACGCAGGCGGAGAGGCAGATCTCCAAGCGCTGCAGCGTTGAGGACAAGATGGCGGCGACCTGCCCTGAGGTAACGGGTTCGTTATCAGGGAAAAATAGATTGATCTGGCGGGAAACATAATCCGCCAGTTCTATGGTTGTCATCCGAGTTATCATGCTGCTATTCGCCGGTAAATCATCCGATTGTGCGTAGCATGGTAGGAATTACGATGCGGATTTCAAGCCTTAACCCAATATTTATGCCGGTTTCACGAAGTGGGTGATCACGAGGAGTGCCAGACGGTTACGAGGGCAAAGGCTTTTCCGGCAACACAAAGCCCACAGATCCCATCCGTCCCTGCTGTCCCCTGGTCAATAAGGTCAATCCGGTCAATCGCATCTTCCCTTCGCCATGTTCCACTTTCGCGTGATTTGCGTGTTTGGCAGCTCAAAATGTTCCCTGAATTTGCATTTTGCAATTTTCAATTTGCAATGTTTGGTTTTCTCGTCCCCTCAGTCCCATAACTCCCATCTTCTGAAATTTGAAATCTGAGATCTGAGATGTGAGATTGCAGCATTTCCAAAATTTTCTTAGTCGCTCGCCATCAGTCGGCGCTGAAGTATTTCGTGGTCCCAGCCGTATTGGCCATCGTCCCGTGGAGACGTTCAGCGTTTCCCTGGCGTCTTGGCGTGATTCTGGTCTTTTCCGTCCCTGCTGTCCCCTGGTCAATCCGGTCAATAAGGTCAATCGTATCTTCCCTTCGCCATGTTCCTCTTTCGCGTGATTTGCGTGTTTGGCGGTTCAAAATGTTCACCTGAATTTGCAATTTTCAATTTGCAATGTTTGGTTTTTCTCGTCCCATCCGTCCCGTTCCTTTTTACTGATTACTGGTCACTGATCACTTGTCCCTGCCGTCCCTTCCGTGCCGGCCGTCCTGGACCTGGAATTTCGCATTGCGCCTCACCCAGGGTGGCTCGTTCCTCGCGATGCTGGGCTGGAGGACGTAATCCCTACAGGATTAAAATGAACCCAGGAGCAAGCCGAAATCTTTGGAGGATTTTATAAACCGCATTCGGGCAATCCAGTATGGATTGCATCACCGGAGGCCAAGGTTGAATCGGCAAGGGGATTGGGGCCGATTCTACCTTGGTTACGCCGTTCACCGTGATTGGGCAACCCTGAAGGTGGTTGTGGCAGATGGTTACGAACCCCAGCCGGGCAACGCGGCCGCCTGCTTTACCCAGTCCGTCATCTGCGCCTCGTCGAAGTCGTCCTCGTGGATGTCAATCCAGCGCCCGTCCTTGCCCGTGCCTCCGGGGGGGACGGGTTGCAGCGACGTGCCGCGGAAGAAGGACACCTTGACGTAGCGGGTGAAGACGTGGAATCCCAGGAACCAGCCTTGGCCCGCGATGCCGTAAAATGGCGAGTTCCACTTCACGGCTTTGCACACGTTGGGCACGTTGCGCACGATGAGCGCGTCGAGGCGCGTCCCCAGGTCGCGCTTCCAGCCGGGCATCGCCGCGATGTAGGCTTGAACGGGCGCGTCGCCGTCGGCCTTCGCGATCTGCGGGTTGCCGCCGGAAAGGAGTTTCACCGGCTTGTCCTTTGCGCCCGTCTTCGGTGGGGTCTGGGAAACAGAAGTGGGTCGTTTCTTCATAGAGTTTCAGTGCCTAACAGTGTAATTGAACGTACTTTTCGTTCATGGTTTCCGTTGGCTATTTATCATGGCACCAACACTCCAAAAACAGGCCCCTCCGGTCAATGGAAAAACAGCCGCTTGCATAAAGCGTCTTTCATTTCTCCGCCTCAATGATCATCACGTGGCCGCCGTTCGGTTCCATGGCGATGGGGATCACGCTTTGGGAAGTCACTTTCTGCTGCGCGTGCGTGGTTTTGCGGCTGCCGGGGGTGTCGTGGTAGATGCTGGCCGTGTAGGTTTTGCCCGGCTTGAGGAAGGCGAGCGGGTACGAATGGGATTGGGCCTGCGGGCCGGACATGCTGGCGACGTACCAGTTGTCGCCCCGCCGCCGCGCCACGGTGACGTGCTTGCCCAGGTCGGTGGTCACTTTGATTTCATCGGTCAGGCCGGGCATCTTCTCGGCGAACTCGATCTCCGCGCCGCCCTCGCCGCCGGGGGACCATTGCTTCATGCCCGCCCGCACCGAGGCCCGGCCCAGGTAAACGCCCAGCATGGCCACTTGATGGCAGTGGGTTTTGGAGTTCTTGTAAATCTGCGGTGTGTAATCGAACGAGCCCATGATGCCCCGCGTGAACGGCAGCATGATGTCGTGCAGCGATTTGATTTCGGGAGCGATGGATGGCTCCGCCTCTT
This genomic window contains:
- a CDS encoding serine acetyltransferase — its product is MTTIELADYVSRQINLFFPDNEPVTSGQVAAILSSTLQRLEICLSACVMKYFQRDGRPYFNHLHSDQYAMFLYLLGSTAHRTGDPRLAGLASKSYLLNKALHGLDLFYEVNLPEIFCLAHPVGTVLGRAHYANYFVAMQGCSVGNIGGHYPKFGEKVVLCSQAAVLGDCDFGDEVCVGAGSLIMNTKVPGNSTVVGRAQEVRILENRGDFWKQFFHA
- a CDS encoding DUF1801 domain-containing protein, which encodes MKKRPTSVSQTPPKTGAKDKPVKLLSGGNPQIAKADGDAPVQAYIAAMPGWKRDLGTRLDALIVRNVPNVCKAVKWNSPFYGIAGQGWFLGFHVFTRYVKVSFFRGTSLQPVPPGGTGKDGRWIDIHEDDFDEAQMTDWVKQAAALPGWGS